A single genomic interval of Spinacia oleracea cultivar Varoflay chromosome 6, BTI_SOV_V1, whole genome shotgun sequence harbors:
- the LOC110801579 gene encoding exopolygalacturonase clone GBGE184-like, translating into MAIKTKILFLVLGLVFCLYEVTKVAATPGASSVFDVTKFGAKGNGKPEYTEDSEDANSLAFIQAWQKACNSIGPSTLLIPKGTFVVAQVLFAGPCQSHVTVELQGNILADSDPSMFPNQELIVFQQVEGVTFTGVGSINVNQPAQPCDPEKSFEFSEVMPSIKFSNATGCKMNGIHSMNPSAFHVLIENSHDISILNSKFEATTVKPNTHSNGVYISGSSLVSVTNSLIKTGDDCITVSGGSTDVTITGVTCVAGQGISVGAQLDGFHPDYNVKGVKVKGCTFKGTTFGARINPRPADKPTQISNIIFEDLTMDQTVNPIAVKQNYPPAPEKAILAKITDVHFKNIKGTTTTKAALSFACDKATSCEGIEVVDVLINFTETGKVVQNVLSASCANAKVMFTGNDGGLNCP; encoded by the exons ATGGCcattaaaacaaaaatattgttCCTTGTTCTAGGCTTGGTTTTTTGCTTATATGAGGTTACAAAAGTGGCTGCAACACCTGGTGCATCTTCCGTTTTTGACGTCACAAAATTTGGAGCCAAGGGAAATGGCAAACCTGAATACACTGAGGATAGCGAAGATGCCAATTCTTTG GCATTTATTCAAGCATGGCAAAAAGCTTGCAACAGTATAGGACCATCAACGTTGTTAATCCCCAAAGGAACATTTGTTGTGGCACAAGTCTTATTTGCCGGACCTTGCCAATCTCATGTAACTGTTGAACTTCAAGGAAATATCTTAGCTGACTCTGATCCTAGTATGTTCCCTAATCAAGAATTAATAGTCTTCCAACAAGTCGAGGGTGTCACGTTTACAGGTGTCGGAAGCATTAACGTTAACCAGCCAGCTCAACCGTGTGATCCTGAGAAAAGTTTTGAGTTCAGTGAAGTCATGCCT AGTATTAAGTTCAGCAATGCTACTGGTTGTAAGATGAATGGGATACATTCCATGAATCCTTCTGCATTCCACGTGTTGATTGAAAATAGCCATGATATATCTATACTTAACTCCAAATTTGAAGCTACTACTGTTAAACCTAATACTCACTCTAATGGAGTCTACATTAGTGGATCCAGTTTGGTGTCTGTAACCAACAGTCTCATTAAAACTGGTGATGACTGTATTACTGTTTCCGGAGGTTCTACTGATGTCACTATTACTGGAGTTACTTGTGTCGCCGGACAAGGAATCAG TGTTGGAGCACAACTGGATGGTTTTCACCCTGATTATAATGTAAAGGGGGTGAAAGTTAAGGGTTGTACTTTCAAAGGAACAACATTTGGTGCAAGAATCAACCCTCGCCCAGCAGACAAACCAACACAAATatcaaacattatttttgaagATTTAACGATGGACCAAACCGTAAACCCAATCGCAGTTAAACAAAATTATCCTCCTGCTCCAGAAAAG GCAATTTTAGCGAAGATCACAGACGTACATTTCAAGAATATAAAgggtacaacaacaacaaaagcagCTCTATCATTTGCATGTGACAAGGCTACTTCTTGTGAAGGAATAGAAGTGGTTGATGTGCTCATCAATTTCACTGAAACTGGAAAGGTGGTTCAAAACGTTCTTTCAGCATCATGTGCAAATGCTAAAGTTATGTTTACAGGAAACGATGGAGGATTAAATTgcccataa